The Lysobacter gummosus sequence ACAACAACGCCGGCCGGCTGCAAGCTGTCACCTATCCGGACGGCGCGGTCGCCGACTACACGCGCGACGCAAGTGGGCGTATTGCACAGGTCCACGTCACGCCGGCAGGTGGCGTCCGCACGCCGCTGTTGACCGGCGCCACCTATCAGCCCTTCGGGCCGGTGGCCGGCTGGACCTATGGCAATGGCCGCACTCTGAGCCGCAGCTACGATCTCGACTATCGCCCGAAGACCGTGTTCGACAACGCCAGCGGCGGCCTGTCCCTGGGCTATGGCTACAACGCGGTCGGAAATCTGACCGAGCTGAAGGACGGTCTGCAAAGTACGACGCTGGCGAAGTACGACTACGACGCTTTGAACCGTCTGAACGTTACTCGCGATGGCCCCAGTGGCACGGCCTTGGAAACCTACGCTTATGACCAGACTGGCAATCGCAAGAGTTTTACCAACGGTATCGGCACCAGCACTTACGACTATGCCCCCGGCAGTCATAAGCTTGCTAAAGCGGGCGCCATCACGCGCGGCTACGATGCGGTAGGTAACACGACCTCAATTGGCGGCACGACGAAGGAGTTCGTTTACAGCGCCAATGACCGCATGAAACAGATCAAGCAGAGCGGTGTGGTGACGATGGGCTACCGCTATAACGGAAAGGGTGAGCGGGTCGCAGCGATTAATAACGATACCGGGCCGGTTACGAACTATGCGCTATATGACGAAGCCGGACACTGGGTCGGGGATTACGACAGCACCGGCGCAACAATCCAGCAAGCCATCTGGATGGACGATGCGCCCGTTGGGTTGCTGGCCGGTGCGGCCATCGCGCAGTCGTTGAAGTACATAGAGACTGATCACCTAGGCACGCCGCGCGCTGTCATCGATCCTACCCGCAATATGGCGATCTGGACGTGGAGCGCAAAGGGTGAGGCTTTCGGCAAGGATACCCCCAACCAGGATCCTGACCTGGATGGCGTTGCGTTTTTGTTCAACATGCGCTTGCCGGGGCAGAGATTCGATGCCGGTAGCGGACTCGTCCACAACTACTTCCGCGACTACGACCCCGGCACTGGTCGTTACGTACAGAGCGATCCAATTGGACTATCTGGAGGCATAAGTAGTTATTCTTATGCATACTCCAGCCCCCTAGAATCAACGGATCCCTTTGGATTAAGACCTGGCGACTGTTATCTCACTCCAGACATTGCAGCGGCAAACGCGATCGTGGAATCACTTCCATACTCTCTAAGAAATAATTGGGAGTATGGTAGCTGGATATATAAGACAAAGAATGGTTATTACACATACGATGACCCCAGGACTAGCTGGAATACTGAATATGTCAATGCTGGAGACCCGCCCGCAGGCTTAATTTCACTTGGAAAATGGCATACTCACGCTCGTGAACCCTATCCTGCCAAGCCCATTCGAGAAACTTTCTCAGCAGGCGACATACGTATACCGTATGGTCAGTTCGAGTGGCTCGGAACTCCCACCGGGAAAATACTCAAGTACAGCAGCATGGGGAGAGGGGATGCCCAACCACTACCCCAGCCGTCGCCGAGGAACCAAGATGCATGTGATTGCAGCGCCCCCAGAAAAAAGAGCATCATTGAAAGTATAATGGAATACTTGGGTCTCGAGTGAGGACAAGCAATGAATATCATCACAAATATAGCGGTCATGATATTAGTACTGATTTCATCCGTCCCCCTGCGACTTGCGGCAGGGGAGCCGCCTGATCGCCTAATCAAAGCGGCCGATGTTGCTATATCGTCATATTCAAAAAATATCTCTGAAAGGCACACGACGCCCGGTGCTGACGGCGATTACATGCGAAACATTCACAGCTACAACATAGGCATTAGTCAAAATTCAAGATATTTCGTCTTTGTTTTCCTGCCTCGCAATAAGAATTTTTCCGGCGGCGGCGGTGAGGTTTGGGTGTCAAAGGAAAACATGAGGGTGGAAAAAACTGCCAACTATTTTTAGCGTATGAAGCTTAGCTAACGCCGTGTGTACGACATACGGAGGAACATGGGAAATGGCCCCGGCAACGGGGCCTTTCTTTTTGCAGCGATCTTTACTCGTTCACCCCAACCAGCGGGAGGCCTCCACCCCTGCAGGTTGCCGACTGAAAGCGCCAGCGCGAATATCCACGAGTGACTGCGCGATGCCGGTCGTTTTATTGAGCTGATACGCGATCTCGTCTTGCGCATCCAAAACGAGAGGGGCGGCTTCAGCGTGATGCTCCGGATACTCTCGGAAAAATACTTAATATAGAACTCGGGCGCGAATACTGGTATTGTCGAGCTGCTTCAGCCTGCAAAGAACAATCAGGATGCTTGCGGTTGTGGCCCGGCATCAGTCATCGAGTCAATATTAAATTGTATACGAGGCTTGAATTTATGAAGATAATTCGAAGTCAAATGGCACTGATTATTTTCCTGGTCATCGCACTCACAATGTTTTCTGTGCATGGCCAAGAGAAGTCCAGGGCACTGGAAGCGGCCAGCGTGGCGCGCACGAAATTCATATCCGATCTTGGAAAGCTAAAAAAGACTGACTGGGAGTGGCAAGAGTACATTTCTAATGCTGATAACTATAATATTGGAATCAGCGAAAACAAGGGGAACTATGTCGTTGTTTTTTCCCCAAGGGAAAAAGGAATACGCGGCGGAGTTTATGAGTACTGGATTAGAAGAAGCGACTTGAAGGTCGTAAGGTTTCGTGGCTACGAGTAGAAAGATAAGATGTGCTCATTACAAAATCGGCGCGCCGCGCCTAATGACTCTCATAATGTGATCCCGCTCCTATTGCCTTTTAGGGGCAATGCTATTTCCTCAAAAACAGCCGCTGACCGTATTGAGAAGGCGACTAGAAAATGTACAAGACGCGGATTTTTCTTGTTGGATTTCTGGTGTTTTGCTGCCTTACTCCTTGCATCGCAGCTGATTCGTTATCATGCGACGACGACTCGAGTCATGGCATTCGGCGAGAACTCCTCGCCGACCGCAGGACAGCTGACTTGTATCGAGCGTCCTTGTCAGGCGATAAGGCCGCCCCATTGAAACTGGCATCCGAAATTGCCAAATCCAGGCCTGACTTTGTTATCTGCATCAATCGTCTAGGTGCTGAAAATGGTGATTCGGTGTCGCAGTACAACTACGCAACGCGGTTGTTTGAAATCACGGATGAAGCCGCACAATTAAGAGGCATGTACTGGCTAAAGAAAGCCGCTGCAGCTAATTTAGAAGTTGCAAAATCTTTACTGGCATCTAAGCAGCGATCGAAGTAGTAGTCGAATGGTCTCGGTAATGAACTGACCCCTTAGGGCTGGAGAGTTGGACGGACAATTAAGGCGTTGAGGGCTGGGCTCGCTCCCAACGACACGAGCAAGGTTGCGACCTACACGCCATACGACGAGTCTGGCCATTGGATTGGTGACTACGACAGCACCGGTGCAGTCGTTCAACAAGCCGTTCAAAAAAACGGGCGCCCGAAGGCGCCCGTCCGTTATCGCACTAACCCGCCCGACGGCGGAACCGATCAGTAGCGGTAATGATCCGGCTTGTACGGACCGTCCACCGACACGCCCAGGTACTTGGCCTGGTCGTCGGTCAGGGTGGTCAGCTTCACGCCGATCTTTTCCAGGTGCAGGCGCGCGACTTCTTCGTCGAGCTTCTTCGGCAGGATGTAGACCTTGGCCTCGTAGCTGTCCTTGTTCGCCCACAGGTCGATCTGCGCGAGCGTCTGGTTGGAGAACGAGTTCGACATCACGAAGCTCGGGTGGCCGGTGGCGCAGCCCAGGTTCACCAGGCGGCCTTCGGCCAGCAGGAAGATCGAGTTGCCGTTGGCGAAGGTGTACTTGTCGACCTGCGGCTTGATGTTGAGGTGCTTGGCGCCGGACGCCACCAGCGCATCGACCTGGATCTCGTTGTCGAAGTGGCCGATGTTGCAGACGATGGCCTGATCCTTCATGCCCTGCATGTGGGCCAGGGTCAGCACGTCCTTGTTGCCGGTGGTGGTGACGTAGATGTCGCCGCGGCCGAGGGTGCTTTCCACCGTGTTGACTTCGAAGCCTTCCATCGCCGCCTGCAGGGCGTTGATCGGGTCGATCTCGGTGACCACGACGCGGGCGCCGTAAGCGCGCAGCGAGTGGGCCGAGCCCTTGCCGACGTCGCCGTAACCGCACACCACAGCGACCTTGCCGGCCAGCATCACGTCCATCGCGCGCTTGAGGCCGTCGGCCAGCGATTCGCGGCAGCCGTAGAGGTTGTCGAACTTCGACTTGGTGACCGAGTCGTTGACGTTGATTGCCGGGACCAGCAGGCCGCCGGCTTCGGCCAGCTGATACAGACGGTGCACGCCGGTGGTGGTTTCTTCCGAGACGCCCTTCCAGTCGCGCACGACGGTGTGCCAGAAGCCCGGACGCTCGGCATGCACGCGCTTGAGCAGGTTCTTGATCACCTGTTCTTCGTGGTTGCCCGACGGGGTGTTGACCCAGCCGTCGCCGTTTTCGAGCTCATAGCCCTTGTGGATCAGCAGGGTGACGTCGCCGCCGTCGTCCACGACCAGCTGCGGACCGAGGTGCTTGTCGCTGCCGTTGCCCGGGAAGGTCAGCGCTTCCAGGGTGCAGTCCCAATACTCTTCCAGCGACTCGCCCTTCCAGGCGAACACCGGGGTGCCGCTGGCGGCGATCGCCGCGGCGGCGTGGTCCTGGGTCGAGAAGATGTTGCACGAGGCCCAGCGCACGTCGGCGCCGAGGTCGCGCAGGGTCTCGATCAGGACCGCGGTCTGAATGGTCATGTGCAACGAGCCGGTCACGCGCACGCCCTTGAGCGACTGGGCGACGGCGTACTTCTTGCGGATCGACATCAGGCCCGGCATTTCGTGCTCGGCGATGTCGATTTCCTTGCGGCCCCAATCGGCCAGGGAAATGTCGGCGACCTTGTAATCGCCTTCGGTCGAGAAGGTCTTGGGTACTGCGTTCATTGGGAGGAGCTCCAGTTCTTTGGGGAGCCGGCGGGATGCCGGGTCCGGCGAGCCTCGGCGGGGAACACCGATGGACTCAAACCGGGCGCCGTTGGGACCTGCACCTCGCCGAGCCTGGCCGTGGCGTTCACGGTCGCAGCGCCCCTCGGCGGGTTGAGCGGACAGTATATCGCGGCGCCCGTGGCGGTCGCACGACACGGGCCGCGCCGGCGCGCTGAATCCGCCCGGGAAGCCCGCGCCGGGCCGCCCTTCGCACGCGCCAAGGCCCGCGCCGGCAATGGCTTTGCACGGTCTGCCGGCACGGGCGCATCCACTGCCGCCGGGCCTGCGGGCGGCCCCAATGGCATACGCCGGCGGTCGCGGCCGCGGGCTAAGCTCGGGCGGGCGCTGCGCACGCCCAGCAGCGCCCGGCGGCCGCGCCGGCCGCCGGGCGGGGCCGCAGCCGACGTTCATTCTTTGAGGATCGCATCGACATGAAATCCAACGCGCGACGTTCCGGCCGCGACGGCCTGCTTCCGCCCAGCCGCCGCCGCAGCGGCCTGCTGCTGAGCCTGCTGGCGCCGGCCCTGGCGCTGGCGCTGCTGACGCCGGATGCGTCCGCGCGCACCGCCAAGCCTGCCGCCGCGCCCGCGCCGCAGGCGATGGCCGACGGCTACCAATTGCCGCCCAAGCCGCTGCAGGCCATCGTCGATGCGCCGCGTCCGCCGACGATGTTCCTCAGCCCGCGCCGCGACACCGTGGCGATGGTGCAAACGCCGTCGCTGCCGGGCATCGCCGTG is a genomic window containing:
- the ahcY gene encoding adenosylhomocysteinase, which translates into the protein MNAVPKTFSTEGDYKVADISLADWGRKEIDIAEHEMPGLMSIRKKYAVAQSLKGVRVTGSLHMTIQTAVLIETLRDLGADVRWASCNIFSTQDHAAAAIAASGTPVFAWKGESLEEYWDCTLEALTFPGNGSDKHLGPQLVVDDGGDVTLLIHKGYELENGDGWVNTPSGNHEEQVIKNLLKRVHAERPGFWHTVVRDWKGVSEETTTGVHRLYQLAEAGGLLVPAINVNDSVTKSKFDNLYGCRESLADGLKRAMDVMLAGKVAVVCGYGDVGKGSAHSLRAYGARVVVTEIDPINALQAAMEGFEVNTVESTLGRGDIYVTTTGNKDVLTLAHMQGMKDQAIVCNIGHFDNEIQVDALVASGAKHLNIKPQVDKYTFANGNSIFLLAEGRLVNLGCATGHPSFVMSNSFSNQTLAQIDLWANKDSYEAKVYILPKKLDEEVARLHLEKIGVKLTTLTDDQAKYLGVSVDGPYKPDHYRY